The genomic interval TTGATTGCGATCGTCGCAGTGGTCGGGGCCTGCCTACCTTTGACGGCTCAAGATGCGCCGCAGTACGACGTGCTGCCGCTGGGCAAGAATAGCAAGGGCAACGTCATCGCCAATTGGAACGACATGAGGACGTTCGCCCGAGACGATTACCAAGCGATCGAGGCGATGCTCGCCGGAGGCATTGCGGACCAAGCAGCATTCGACAAGTTTTTCAACGAGCTAATCTTTCCGATGTTTACGCATGAACCGAACTTTAAGCATCCATCGGTTTCAGTCGCCAAAGTGCGGCAGCGCGGCATTCGCGGAGATTTTCTGACGGCAGCAAGAAACGCGGCGGCGAAAGAGCAGCTTCTGGTATTGATCTTAAATAAGATGCAGCAAATTGCCGCAGGCAATTTTCACCCTTGGGCCCGGGCAAACGCAGTGTTATTGATTGCCGAGTTGAACGAGTCGGAGCCGAATGGCCCGCCGTTGAAACGCGCCCTTCAAATCCTCTTGAAGTGGTCGACCGATCCGCAAATGGTCGATGCGGTGCGCGTACCGGCCTTCCACGGCCTCGAGCGTCACGCCGTCGCAGGAATCGACGCCAACCAGCGTCCGCAGGTCGTCAAGGCGATGCTCGATATTGTCAAGCAGCACACGGCCGCCGATCACCAATCGCTCGAAGGACATGAGTGGATCATGCGGCGGGCGATCGATGTGCTGGGCGCCATTGGCGAACCTGGCGAGCAAGGCGCTGTCTACAATGAACTCGTCAAGGTTGTCGAAGACGAGGCCGCGCCACGATCGGCGCGGGCGACGGCCGCCGAAATGCTGGTAAAAATTCGGTTTGTTCCGCCGAAGGATTATGACGCCGAAGGGCTGGCGACCTCACTAGGTAAATTTGCCGTCGAAGCATACAAGGCAGAACTGGCCGAGGCCGCGTCGAAGCGACAAGAAATCGCGGTCGTGCGCCTCAAGCAACAACTTGAAGCGGTTCGCACGGCGATTGCCGGCGGCAAAGACAAGAAAGGCGTCGCGGCAATGCTGGCGACCGATGCCCAGAAAAAGTATGCTGGCGACCTCGTGGCACAAATCGACGTGCTCAACAAAGCCTGTGATGAGCCGCGTGGATTCTTCAATCCGCTCGAGTCTCAGAACGATCCGAACTATGTGCCTGGGGTGCCTTTCGACACGCAAGCGCCGATCGCCAAAGCCATCAGTACGGCCGGCGGTAGATTGCAAGCGATCCTGCAAGCAGGTGCGGGCGGCAACGAACTACCCGCGACGCCTCCCGGCAATATTGCGCCCCCTCCTGGATCGGGAGTTGCTCCGCCGGCGCCTGTCAAAGCCTCCCCTGCGCCACCTGGACTTCCGGGCTGATGCCGCGAAGCATCTCTGCTACGATAGGCGAGCGGTCGGTTGTGCTTCTCTGGGCGATTCCTCCGAGAAGCGTTGAAACGGAATCGTAGCGACGGATTTGCCGCCACTGACCGGTCGAATGCCTTGAGATTCACGACCGTTTGTAGTGGAGCAGCAACATTTCTCGGTGTATTGTACGCCTCAAAATTGGCCACCTGCCATGCAAGTCACGATTACTGCCGTCGGTCCCGATCATCGCGGCCTGGCCGATCCGATCATTCACTATGTGACTGGCCAAGGGGCGAATATCGCCGAGATCCAGATGTACGATCACGACGAGCAGGGCCTGTTTGCCATGTTCTGCCGGATTGAGCTTTCGGCCGAGCAGTGGCCTGCACTTCGGCCGGCGATGGATGAAATCGGCAAGCAAAAAGAGCTTTCAATTCGCGTCTGGTCCCCCGATGCCCGCAAAGGAAAGCCGCGCCTGGCGATTTGCACCACCTTTCGTCAGGAAACGCCGCTGGCGCTGCTACGCTCGATCCGCGACGGCCGCGTGCCGGCCGAAGTCGTGGCGATGATTGGTAACCGTCCGACGAGCCGCAGCTTGGCCGAGCAATTTGGAGTTGATTGGCACAACATTGGCGACGAGCAGGGCAATCCCGACGATGAGCGGATGTTGGCAATCTGCGACGAATACGACGTCGATTACATTATTCTGGCACGGTACATGCGAGTACTTTCGCCGGCGGCGTGTTGGAAATATGCCGGTGGACGCATCATCAATCTGCACCACGGATTGCTGCCCAGCTTCCCAGGCTTCCGGCCATATCACGAGGCGTACTCGTTTCACATGCTCACCTACGGGGCCACGTGCCATTTCATCGTGCCGGAGTTGGATGCCGGGAATCAGATCATCTATCAATCGACCTTCACCGTGCCACCGGGGATGAAGCTCGACGACATCATTCGGCGCGGTCAGGAAGACAATGAGCCGCATTGTTTGGTCGAAGGCGTGCGCCGCGTCGTCACGCGCGAGGTGCGGCTGCATTTTCACCGAGTCGTGGCGCGGCAGTAGCACAGTGCCAGTTCGAATTATTCATGATGGGCGAAACTGTCTTGGTTCAGCGTGAACTGGAATTCTCGTCGCCTGGCGTTAGCGAGTATGGAAGTCATCCTGCGGTTTAGGTCACGGCGTCGTGCCACGAAGATTTATCGCATCGGTTCCGATCTCGGCGAGGGAGCGAGGAGGCGGTGAAGCTGCCCTGCTCTCCGATCTCGGTCCTTCTCCTCAGCGGAATCTGGACGCGGCCAAAAATGACTCCAACAGCGCGCGGGGCGCATGCGATGGGGAGGGGAAGTCAGCGCCGATCTCCCCCCTGGCGAACATCTTCCTTGAGTTGATCAACATCCATGCCACTTCCTGATCAATATGCCGAAATCATTCAGCGCAGTTCCACCGATGGGACAGCTACTTTCGGCCGCGGTTGTCGTTACGATGAAGCCATCGCCAATTTCGCTTCTTCGGCGATGTGTTCCGGAGTGAAGCCAAAGTGCTTGAAGAGCGCGCCGGCCGGCGCGCTGGCGCCGTAACTATTCATGCCAACAAAGCGGCCCTGTACGCCGATGTAGCGCTCCCAACCTTGGCGAACGCCCGCTTCGACCGCGACTCGCGCTTTGATCGACGGCGGCAACACGCTTTGGCGATATTCTTCGTCTTGCGCTTCGAATAACTCCCAAGACGGCATGCTAACGATGCGAGCCGCAACCCCTTGCTGCGTCAACAGTTCGCGAGCGACCAGGCAGACGTGTACTTCGCTGCCCGTTCCGATCAGGATGACTTGTGGTTTTCCATCCTGCGGGTCGATCAGCGTATAGGCGCCTTGCGCGAGGCCGCTGGCCGAAGCGTACTTCGTGCGATCGAGCGTCGGCAAATTTTGGCGAGTGAGAATCAACGCCACAGGTTGGTCTTTGATCGGCATCAAAGTTCGCCAGGCCTCCGCGGCCTCATTGGCGTCTGCTGGGCGGATGGTGATCGATCGTGGCACGGCGCGGATTGCCGCCAGATGTTCGATGGGTTGATGCGTGGGGCCGTCTTCGCCCACGCCGATCGAGTCGTGCGTAAAAATGTAAATCGCCGGCAAATGGCCGATCGCGCTCAAGCGGAACGCGGGCTTACAGTAATCGAAGAAGGTAAAAAATGTAGCGCCGTAAGGTCGCAGCTTACTGAGCGCCATGCCGTTGAGGGCTGCCGCCATTGCGTGCTCGCGAATGCCGAAATGAAAATTCCGGCCGTGCCAGCCGTCGGAGGTAAAGCTCGCTGAGCCGTCAAACGTTTGCAGCGTCATGGTCGAGGGGGCCAGATCGCCCGCGCCGCCGAGCAGCCACGGGACGCGCTGAGCGACGGCGTTGAGGACTTTGCCACCTGAGACTCGAGTGGCCATTCCTTTGGCATCCGGTTCGAATTCTGGGATGTCGGCATTCCAGTCCTCAGGCAAATCGCGGCGATCCATCCGCTGCCATTGTTCCGCGAATTCAGGGAATTCTTTCGAGTACTTGCGGAATTTTGCTTGCCACGATTTGTGCAACTTTTGACCGCGTACGCCAACCCCTTCGCGGAAGTGCTGGACTGCCTCTTCCGGCACCAGGAATTGTTCGTCGGCAGGCCATCCGTACACTTCCTTCGTTAGCCTAATTTCTTCGGCTCCCAGTGCTTCGCCGTGCGCTTTGTGCGTATCTTGCTTGTGAGGCGATCCATATCCAATGTGACTGCGGACGATGATCAACGTCGGCTTGTCTTTGGTGCGAAGAAATTTCTTATAGGCTTTCAAGAGCGCTTCCGTGTCGTTGGCGTCGGGGCACCGAAGGATGTTCCAGCCAAGCCCCTTGAACCGCGTCGCAACGTCGTCGCTATAGGCCAGCGACGTTTCGCCTTCGATCGTGATGCGATTATCGTCGTAGATCCAACAAAGATTCGAGAGCTTCAAATGACCAGCCAGCGAGGCGGCTTCATTGGAGACCCCTTCCATGAAATCGCCGTCGCTGCATAACGTAAACACATTGAAGTTGAAGAGTTCAAATCCCGGACGATTGAAATGGGCCGCCAGCCAGCGCGAAGCGATCGCCATGCCAACGCTGTTGCCGCAGCCTTGTCCAAGCGGGCCAGTCGTGGTTTCGACGCCGGTGGTCTCGACCGATTCCGGATGCCCCGGCGTGCGGCTGCGAAATTGCCGAAACTGCTTGATTTGGTCGAGTGTGACGGCCAATTCGCCAGTCGGCTCGTCGATTTCATTCATCTGCTGAACGCCAGCCAGATGTAGCAGCGAATAGAGCAACATCGAAGCATGGCCGCAGGACAGCACAAAACGATCGCGGTTCGGCCAGTGCGGGTTCTCGGGATCGTACCGCAACACGTGTTGCCACAATGTATACGCCACGGGGGCCAGCGCCATCGGCGTGCCTGGATGGCCACTGTTGGCTTTCTGCACGGCGTCCATCGACAAGGTGCGAATGGTATTAATCGTCAAGAGTTCGACGTTGGTATCGGTGACAGTGGCCATGATGCTGAGTGACCTTTGAGATATGTTTTTAGATCTGACTTGGACAGCGGTGGCGAGGCAAGCCCTGGCTGTCCATTGGGCAACGTCGCATGAGACAGGCCCTATTCGCTGGCAAGACGTTTGAGTTTAGGGGGCCTGGCGGCCGGAGTCAATTGTCGGGCTGGCTTGGAATTGCGTTCGATTTGCCCACGTGCAATTCCGCCTTTCACTCGGCCGGGCTGGAAGTGCTGATAGCCCGCTGCGGACTTGCGGTCACTAGATGAGTCGATGCTAGCGCTGCGCCATTCTTGACGATCTGTATCGATTTATCGCATTCGAATCCGCTCTATGGTTGCCAGTCCTTAAGCATCGCCTCAATCTTCTCGCGGCTGAAATTTCCCGGCGGCTTATCGTCTAGATTCTCGAGCAGATCGTCAACCGTGAGCGATTTACTTGCCACGCCGCTGGCGGGCACGTCGACCTTCGCAATCCAGCAGATCGCATTGAGCATCAGCATGCGAAACCGGTCGTTCCCCCAGTTCCAATGATAGTGAGCGCCGGTGCAGCCGAAACCTCGCCCGCCATCGGGACGCTCGACAACCCACATCATGTGTTGCGGAACGCCTGCGGCGACTTCTTGGCGCACCGTCGGATTGCCTTCATGCGGGCCATCGCCGCGAGCCATCGTGCTGGCGGGCGGGATCGCCGTGAGAATCGGAGTCACGCGGTCCATGTTCTCGCGGAACCGCATGTGAAAATACCATTCGTCGTTGATCGTAAACGGTTTCACGCCGCGCGTGACGGGGTGTTTTGGCAGCGCCTGGAATTTGGCCGTCCAATGTGGATTGACCGACCAATCGGCTTCAAAATACCCTCCCATCCAATCGAGGAAATAGCTGCCGGAACGCCCTGTTGGCACTTCGACGGCATAGTGAATCGCTCCGATGCCAACGCCCTTGTTAGCCAATTCATCGAGCTGGCTGAGATGATCCATCACCATGTGCCCCGTGCCGCCATCGCAATACATCACCACGGCCGCAACGCCGTCAAAAATCCTGGGATCGTTCGGCCAGCCGTTTTGGTGGACGACTACCTCGATCGGCAAGCCGCTCTCGTTCAGCGCCGCGGCAAGCAATTGGCAGCCTGCGTGATGTTCGTGCTCGCCATAGCCGTGGCTAGGCTTGCCGGCGATGAAGAGAACCTTTTTTTTGGCGGCAGCGCTGGCCTTCGATGTTGTATCGGCGGCGACGGCACTCGAAATGGCACAAACGAGCGACCCTGCCGCGGCGCAGAAAACTGAAAATCGAAGAACTTGTCGAATCACGATCGCATCTCCCGGGCTTTGACTATCCGCTCCATCCGCTCGGCAACGCCACTCGATATCAATTC from Pirellulales bacterium carries:
- a CDS encoding ThuA domain-containing protein, giving the protein MIRQVLRFSVFCAAAGSLVCAISSAVAADTTSKASAAAKKKVLFIAGKPSHGYGEHEHHAGCQLLAAALNESGLPIEVVVHQNGWPNDPRIFDGVAAVVMYCDGGTGHMVMDHLSQLDELANKGVGIGAIHYAVEVPTGRSGSYFLDWMGGYFEADWSVNPHWTAKFQALPKHPVTRGVKPFTINDEWYFHMRFRENMDRVTPILTAIPPASTMARGDGPHEGNPTVRQEVAAGVPQHMMWVVERPDGGRGFGCTGAHYHWNWGNDRFRMLMLNAICWIAKVDVPASGVASKSLTVDDLLENLDDKPPGNFSREKIEAMLKDWQP
- the tkt gene encoding transketolase; this translates as MATVTDTNVELLTINTIRTLSMDAVQKANSGHPGTPMALAPVAYTLWQHVLRYDPENPHWPNRDRFVLSCGHASMLLYSLLHLAGVQQMNEIDEPTGELAVTLDQIKQFRQFRSRTPGHPESVETTGVETTTGPLGQGCGNSVGMAIASRWLAAHFNRPGFELFNFNVFTLCSDGDFMEGVSNEAASLAGHLKLSNLCWIYDDNRITIEGETSLAYSDDVATRFKGLGWNILRCPDANDTEALLKAYKKFLRTKDKPTLIIVRSHIGYGSPHKQDTHKAHGEALGAEEIRLTKEVYGWPADEQFLVPEEAVQHFREGVGVRGQKLHKSWQAKFRKYSKEFPEFAEQWQRMDRRDLPEDWNADIPEFEPDAKGMATRVSGGKVLNAVAQRVPWLLGGAGDLAPSTMTLQTFDGSASFTSDGWHGRNFHFGIREHAMAAALNGMALSKLRPYGATFFTFFDYCKPAFRLSAIGHLPAIYIFTHDSIGVGEDGPTHQPIEHLAAIRAVPRSITIRPADANEAAEAWRTLMPIKDQPVALILTRQNLPTLDRTKYASASGLAQGAYTLIDPQDGKPQVILIGTGSEVHVCLVARELLTQQGVAARIVSMPSWELFEAQDEEYRQSVLPPSIKARVAVEAGVRQGWERYIGVQGRFVGMNSYGASAPAGALFKHFGFTPEHIAEEAKLAMASS
- a CDS encoding formyltetrahydrofolate deformylase; its protein translation is MQVTITAVGPDHRGLADPIIHYVTGQGANIAEIQMYDHDEQGLFAMFCRIELSAEQWPALRPAMDEIGKQKELSIRVWSPDARKGKPRLAICTTFRQETPLALLRSIRDGRVPAEVVAMIGNRPTSRSLAEQFGVDWHNIGDEQGNPDDERMLAICDEYDVDYIILARYMRVLSPAACWKYAGGRIINLHHGLLPSFPGFRPYHEAYSFHMLTYGATCHFIVPELDAGNQIIYQSTFTVPPGMKLDDIIRRGQEDNEPHCLVEGVRRVVTREVRLHFHRVVARQ